GTCCGTTCGTTCTACTGGCGGCTGACCGCTCGGCAGAACCTCGCCTTCTTCGGCAGGCTGGCCGGGATGCGCGACCGCGCCATCCGTGACGGGATCTCCGAGCTGGCCACCGCTCTGGGCATCGAGAGCGTGGTGAACGAGCCGGCGCGGTTCCTCTCCCGAGGCGCGCTGGCGCGGCTGTCGGTCGCCCGCGCGCTTCTGCCGTCGCGCCCCGTCGCCCTTCTCGACGAGCCGCTCTCGGCCGTGGACGCGCAGGGAAGAGCGGCGATCGTCGATGCGCTTCGATGCGCTGCCGGCCGGGGCGCCGCCGTCCTCGTCACCGCGCCGGAGCGCGAGGAGGTCGCGTGGTGCGACCGCATCTACGCCACTCCCACGGGCTGAGTCGCGCGCGGGACGAGGCGGCGGCCGTCGGGCGCGCTCTCGCGGCGTTCCTGTGCCGCTCGGTTGCGACGCGGCTGAGCTATCGCGTGCAGCTGGTCCTGGGGCTCGCCCGGTCCGTTCTGTCGATCGCGCTCATCGCGCTCGTCGGGAAGGTCGTCGCGTGCGCCGGGGGCGGCTTCGAGGCGCGCTACGGGATGGGCTACACGGAGTTCGCGCTCCTCGGGCTGGCGGCGCACGGCGCGGCGGCAGCGGGCCTCGGGGCCTTCCGGTCGGCCGTTCGGCGCGAGCAGCTGCAGGGAACGCTCGAGC
This DNA window, taken from Candidatus Effluviviaceae Genus I sp., encodes the following:
- a CDS encoding ABC transporter ATP-binding protein — encoded protein: MQPAGREGGTAGAPARGSVVMLGVTRTFRGRGRPAAVGPITLRVAAGEVCALVGSNGSGKTTALRVLAGLVASSSGLVRICDHDVVRDPVSTHRLVGLSLGSVRSFYWRLTARQNLAFFGRLAGMRDRAIRDGISELATALGIESVVNEPARFLSRGALARLSVARALLPSRPVALLDEPLSAVDAQGRAAIVDALRCAAGRGAAVLVTAPEREEVAWCDRIYATPTG